In Solobacterium moorei, a single genomic region encodes these proteins:
- a CDS encoding major tail protein, producing the protein MGNKVKYNLKNVHAAKLKKSSEGTFSYENPKAIPGAVSISLEAEGESSPFYADGIVYFRSTANNGYSGDLEIALIPEWFRTEILKEELDKNGVLVEKADVSETEKFALLFEFDGDINAIRHVLYNCSASRPSIESETKEDTIEPGTETLSLTADPREDGLVKSRTGDTTSADTYANWYKSVYIPQANSETPKPVGK; encoded by the coding sequence ATGGGAAATAAAGTGAAATATAACCTTAAAAATGTCCATGCAGCAAAACTTAAAAAATCAAGCGAAGGGACATTTTCTTATGAAAATCCTAAAGCAATTCCTGGGGCGGTAAGTATCAGCCTTGAAGCTGAAGGAGAATCCAGTCCTTTTTATGCTGATGGCATAGTGTATTTTAGGTCTACTGCCAATAACGGATATAGCGGTGACCTTGAAATTGCACTGATACCAGAGTGGTTTAGAACGGAAATCCTAAAAGAAGAACTGGATAAAAACGGAGTACTTGTAGAAAAGGCAGATGTATCAGAAACAGAAAAGTTTGCACTTTTATTTGAATTTGATGGAGATATAAATGCAATCAGACACGTTTTGTATAACTGCTCGGCATCAAGACCTTCTATTGAATCTGAAACAAAGGAAGATACGATTGAACCAGGAACAGAAACACTATCACTCACTGCAGATCCAAGAGAAGATGGACTTGTAAAATCAAGAACTGGAGATACTACATCAGCTGATACCTATGCTAATTGGTATAAGAGCGTTTATATTCCACAGGCTAATTCTGAAACACCAAAGCCGGTAGGAAAATAA
- a CDS encoding HK97-gp10 family putative phage morphogenesis protein, translated as MSKIKIDSLSSEVMKELEKYADVTTENVKKAVQKAGKTVRDEISANAPSDTGKYSKSWTVKTVRETSSSLELVVHSKNKYQLTHLLEFGHAKRGGGRVSARPHIANAEERAIKVFEEEIKEAISNG; from the coding sequence ATGAGCAAGATAAAAATTGATAGCCTTTCATCTGAAGTGATGAAGGAACTGGAAAAATATGCTGATGTTACAACGGAAAATGTGAAGAAGGCAGTTCAAAAAGCCGGAAAGACAGTGCGTGATGAAATCAGTGCGAATGCTCCAAGTGATACAGGTAAGTATTCTAAAAGCTGGACTGTGAAAACTGTGAGAGAAACATCTAGCAGTTTAGAGCTTGTAGTTCATTCAAAAAACAAATATCAGCTTACCCACCTTCTCGAATTTGGTCATGCAAAGCGTGGAGGAGGAAGAGTATCTGCTAGACCACATATAGCAAATGCTGAAGAAAGGGCTATAAAGGTATTTGAAGAAGAGATAAAGGAGGCTATTTCCAATGGATAA
- a CDS encoding phage head closure protein, translating into MKVSLLNERITIEKSKIEVDKIGNHKNVWSKYYSCHATISSESPQEQTSSGAIWDESKIDFTIRYSKEVSVLSSVGYRVIFHNDIYEIEGIDHMNYRKKSLKLHCKRCER; encoded by the coding sequence ATGAAAGTTTCACTATTAAATGAACGCATTACTATAGAAAAAAGCAAAATTGAAGTGGATAAAATAGGAAACCATAAAAATGTGTGGAGTAAATACTACTCTTGCCATGCAACTATCAGCAGTGAAAGTCCGCAGGAACAAACAAGCAGTGGTGCTATATGGGATGAAAGCAAGATTGACTTTACCATTCGCTATAGTAAGGAAGTATCGGTCTTATCTTCCGTTGGTTATAGAGTTATTTTTCATAATGATATTTATGAAATTGAAGGAATTGACCACATGAATTATAGGAAAAAAAGTCTAAAACTTCATTGTAAGAGGTGTGAGAGATGA
- a CDS encoding head-tail connector protein, translating to MVVSLEEMKNYLRVDTSEDDNLISTLIKSSEKMCLAIARKDEDEIIVENFEEYKVAVLYAAAYLYEHREEADHHELTITLRSMLFGVRKAGF from the coding sequence ATGGTTGTAAGTCTTGAAGAAATGAAAAACTATCTGAGGGTGGATACAAGTGAAGATGATAATCTGATTAGCACCCTTATAAAGTCTTCTGAAAAAATGTGTCTTGCTATAGCAAGAAAAGATGAAGATGAAATCATTGTTGAAAATTTTGAAGAATACAAGGTGGCAGTGCTATATGCTGCCGCCTATCTTTATGAACATAGGGAAGAGGCAGACCATCATGAGCTAACGATTACACTTAGATCCATGTTATTTGGAGTAAGAAAGGCGGGATTTTAA